Part of the Microcaecilia unicolor unplaced genomic scaffold, aMicUni1.1, whole genome shotgun sequence genome, gttctggaccGGTGTGCGGCAAGGCCATTGctgcacaccaaccctttagtaaaaggacccctaagtgcagaatttaatgcactttagtaaaacccCCTTAGTCACTGTTCCTGTTCTGCAATACAGTTCTATATAAAGTTTAATCTTAAGATTTTTTTTGTCCTTGTCTTGAGAGTATGATTGAGTTCTTTGCAGTCTCAATGGAATTCCTTtcctattttattcataatttatggttttaaaattgtatttcgcTTTAACCTTCACCAAAgaaaagacggtatatcaagtcttgaTTGAACTTAAAccttgttccctctaagctgagcaggagtcctccaactgcactgctacCAGTGAGGGGTGCTCCTTCAATATTAATGGTCAAGCATTAAGGTTGCAACAGAAATTAACTACAGATCATAATGAAAAATAGCATCCTGCTAGTTTTGTTCCCCTTAACTTCCTAGTGTACCTCTACCGAAAATCTTTCTGGCTCTCCTTTATGGAGACTCCCTAATACAATCACAATGCTGCCATAACTACCATGTTTTTGCAGCAAACCATCACTTAGCCTGGCCTATTAGCATAtttacaaatgcatgctaaacagttcCATGATGATGCTCCTTACTCTTACAGCTCATCATTCAGCTCAATAGTTTTACCATCTGCAAGGCAAAAACAAACATAATTATGCTTTTGGCCAGGGTGATTAATGCTTATTACCTAAAAAGTAgtatagcaaagagagggagcaaagtacaaacaaaagtccaaacagcaaaacaaaaagtaccaggagccttcaaaaaaaggggataAAAACTTTAATCAAATGTTGGATGAAACAATCCTAGAATGgatccgacacggtccgtgtttcggcgcacagcgcctgcctcaggggtcacgaaGTGTAGCACAACGCGTACGGCTGTAGGCTGGAAGCAATATGCTGCGCCACCCTGCTATCGAGTCAGGGTGCACGGAGATCTGCTTGCCTTCGTACAATATCAAGCACAGCGATATTCTCACAAACCAACTTTATCTGGTCATGAGATCAGTGAAAGATCTTTCACTGATCTCGTAACCAGAAAAAGTTGGTTTGTGAAAGTATCGCACGGTGGCGCAGCATATTGCTTCCAGCCTACAGCCGTAAGCATTGTGCTAcactttgtgacccctgaggcaggcgctgtgcgccgaacaCGGACCGTGTGGGGTCCATTCTAGGATTGTTTCATCCAACATTTGATTAAAGTTTTTAtcccttttttgaaggctcctggtacttttttgggctcattttcaaagcacttagacttacaaagttccataggttactatgcaacttgtaagtctaagtgctttgaaaatacacctctttgtaTTACCTAAAAAGTAGCAtgcatttctcagtctccagggTATTAGTTTAGCCGTATGCTTAGCTGGGTTTGCTTTCTTTATTCTGTACATCTATCTGGGTTCTATCATCTTTCACAGGGAGGGTTTGGATTCTGTGATTTTATATCATAGCAGATTGTAAATACTACCATGTTAGGATTTGCACTAatataagggggtccttttactaaggtgtgctgaaaaatggcttgcggtagtgtaggcgggttttgggcgtgcgccgatccatttttcagcacgcctgtaaaaaaggcctttttaaaacttttgccgaaaatggacgtgcggcaaaatgaaaattgctgcgtgtccattttgggtctgagaccttaccaccagccattgacctagtggtaaagtcccTGGCAGTAAtaacctatgcacgtcaaatggcACTTGGCTTGCGTCTGATACGCGTgttcgaaaataaaaattatttttggacacgtgtatcagatgtgcgccaaaaatgaaattactgcaagagccacacggtagctgggtggtaactccattttggcgtgtgttgggcagaCAAAGACgcttctgcagcttagtaaaagggcccccaaggttAATTATCATGGATAAAGTGAACATAGGGTCCCATCATAGAGTGACTAGATGGCATTCTATCCTGactagggggctcttttactaagctgccttaaAGCAGCTAGCCCATATTTTACTGCAAGGTAGACATTacaagcactttttaaaatcCTATACATGTCAAGGAGCAGCTGGAAACCCTAATGTGGAAACAGGTCATACACATACATTCCCCTGAGGAAACagggaatacacatgtagattaaTTGACTTGCTCAGGTCACTTCCCAAACCATGTCCCCAACATGCTCCCTTCCAAATTTTTCTATGCATTATAGACATCCACATGAAAAGCCCTTTCTATGATTGACATTTACATATGGATgtcatttccatgtgtaaatgctggAATTTTTCACATGGAAATTGAAATAAGGATTCTAAATAACCCCCTAaggactaggttctatatatcaGGACTAAAACTCCGGCGCCGAAATGAAATTtgtttaagcgtattctataaagtatgtcttaatttaggtatactttataaATAAGCTTACATTTCCATACAAGTTTATAATTACACCGAGCGCtggtccacgtgactaaatttagcggcggccaattacgccaagtaaaaccagGTGCAAATCCTGATGCATAAATTACACGctgagcgggtgtattctattaaaaagcgcatacattttagaaatgcccacagtcCGCCAATAGCCACATCCACTttccaactatgcaacttagaatttacccgcagcacattatagaatacgcttacacattcctgtgcataaattctaattaatgccaattagtgctgataaataGTTGTTAAAATCCAATTTTCAGCGCTGGTTAGATAGTTAACCAATTGGCTTATGCGCATTATtttggaatatgcttcgatttccacatggaaatctcaatgtgatatatagaatctcacaGTAAATGTGTTGTTCTTTGAGGAACAGTATATCACGTTTAataaacattaaggggtccttttactaaggtgcgctgaaaaatgggctgcgctagtgtaggtgcgtctTTTGGATGTGCAAAGATCCAcctttcagtgtgcctgtaaaaaagcccttttttttcactttgccgaaaatggacatgcgtccattttgggtcggagaccttaccgccaccattcacttagcggtaaagtctcacacgttaaccgggtggtaattgtcaacaCATATACAATACTAATTACTGCCTGGTTTTCACcatgcggtaaagtctcacacattaaccgggtggtaattgtcaacaCATATACAATACTAATTACTGCCTGGTTTTCACCATGCgcaggaaaatatattttctgacacATGTAAAAAATTACATTACCGCCCAGGCCAAGTGGTAGCCGGGCGTaggcgcttacacggcttagtaaaaggcctcttaAATGTTCAGCTAGGGGGATACTTTCAGTTCACGCAGCTTAAACTTAAAAGCACGGGCGTTCCTCTTTAATGTCCTGGGAAAGGTGCTCTGAGTTAAAAGAGCTGCAGTTTTTTTCGACTCAATGAACATATTGTCCCCTACAAATGGCTCTTTCTcagaacttttatttttttatattctcATCTCTGAATACTTGTCTGAAAGCTCCAAGGCTTGCAAACTACACTATTGTAAGGACATACCTGAGGGGATGGCTCGAACTGATCTCTTCAGGTGCTCCTCATGGATGTGGCAGAAGTAGTGCTCATTTGTTGTGAAGGGAAGGTTTAGAACAGACTCCACTGTTCTGGTGCCGTCACTTTGCGCCTCACTTACATTAGTTTCAGCATGGCTGGTCAAATCATTCAGCTTTCTGTCATGCCACTCAACCCGAGGCTTCTTATATCGCCCAGAGGAGACACATTTCAGAACCTTCTCCCCATTTCTCTGTTCCACAGTCACCTTTGGATCATCAGCCTCCAGCTCTAAAGGAAAAGAGCAACAGgtcattttgttttgttatttgaatgACTACACAAGTAATAATATAGTAATTTTATTAGTGAACCATGGCTGCAGAGAAGCCTACCACAGTCTAATTGTTTGAACATAAAGAAGGGAATGAAGGTTTATGTAGCTTTTTCTTCTAATTCTTACACCTGGAAATGTTCTATATGCGCCAGGGGAGAAGCTTAAGGTTCTCAAAGGTAACAACAGTACCTTTTTTCATTGACAGAAGATAGGTAATGTGGAAGTGTGTGCTGGGTACACTTCATGCAGTGTACAGAACACAGACGGTAATGTATGTAAGAAGCCTCaaacaagaacccccccccccccccaatatatgcCAAACATGGGTCTCCAACTAACAGCCAAACAAAGTCCAATTTTGGAATAAGGCTTGATGCATCTGTTTCTGCATATCCTAGATGCTAGCAGAGTCCCCCACAGCCCATGAGTTACACTTCCCTGGCACTAGCAGAGTCCCCCACAGCCCATGAGTTACACTTCCCTGGCAGTGCCATTCTCCTGTTCTAGTTGGACTATGACTTGGGGAGAAAACCTGGAGGAAAAGATTCAATGAGAAACAATTGTGAAGAATACCCAGACATTTCCCATGACATAGGCAATCTTgatgaaacacagaccatgtaggCCTCGCGAGGATAATATGACTTCATAGTCAACTATTTCTCAAAGGGTACTAGAAGGTTACAGTATTCTACGAgattctttaaaaattagaacATATTGTATGatcaaatgagaagaacggtttaaaaaaaaaaaaaaaaaaacttaggggggcaactgagagggtaaaaactgtacaacaggcatggacgctgttcaaaaataccatcctggaggaccaggccaaacatattccgcgaattagaaaagaaagactgaagtccaaaagacagccggcatggttgaaaagtgaggtgaaggaagatattagggctaaaagaaacgccttcagaaaatggaagaagaaaccgtctgaaaataacaagaagcagcataaggagtgtcaaagcaaatgcaaggcacagataaagaaggccaagagggattatgaaaaaaagatagcattagaggcaaaaaaacatagcaaaaaaattttttggtaCTTTAAAaggaggaagccagcaaaagaatcggttgggccgctggatgaccgaggggtaaaaggggcgatcaaggaagataaagatgtagcggagagattgaatgaattctttgcttcggtcttcaccgaggaagatttgggtgagataccggtgtcggaaatggtatttcaagcggacgagctggggaaacttactgacttcatggtaaacctggaggacgtaatggggcagttcagcaaactgaaaagtagcaaatctcctggaccggacggtattcatcctagagtactgatagaactgaaaaatgagcttgcggagctactgttagtgatatgcaatttatccttaaaatcgagcatggtaccggaagattggagggtggccaatgtaacgccgatttttaaaaaaggttccaggggagatccgggaaattatagactggtgattctgacgtcggtgccggggaaaatggtagaggctattatcaaaaacaaaattacagagcacatccaaggacatggattactgagatcaagtcagcacggcttttgtgggtaaatcttgcctgaccaatttacttcaattctttcaaggagtaaacaaacatgtggacaaaggggagctggttgatattgtgtatctggattttcaaaaggcgtttgacaaggtacctcatgaaaggctacagaggaaataggagggtcatgggataggaggaaatgtcctaactggttgaaggataggaaaagagagcggggttaaatgggcagtatttacaatgaagaagggtagttagtggggttcctcaggtgtctgtgctaggaccgctgctttttaatatatttataaatgatttagagattggagtaactagcgaagtaattaaatttgctgatgacacagttattcaaagtcgttaactcgtgacaggattgtgaaaaattacagaaggaccttacgagactgggagactggcggctaaatggcagatgacgtttaatgtgagcaagtgcaaggtgatgcatgtgggaaatacgaacccgaattatagctatgttcatgcaaggttccacgttaggaattatggaccaagaagggatctgggtgtcgtcgtcgataatacactgaaaccttctgctcagtgtgctgctgcggctaggaaagtgaatagaatgttgggtattattaggaaaggtatgcaaaacaggtgtgaggatgttataatgccgttgtatcactccatggtgcaaccgcaccttgagtattgtgttcaattctggtcgcgcatctcaagaaagattagtagaattggaaagtgcagcgaagggctgactaaaatgatagcggggatgggatgactttccctatgaagaagactaaggaggctagggcttttcagcttggagaagagaaggctgagggagatgatagaggtatataacataatgagtggagtggaacaggtgggatgTGAAGCGTCAGTTCCCGgctttcccaaaaatactaggaatagggggcatgcgatgaaactacagtgtagtaaatttaaaacaaatcagagaaagtttttctcacccaacacataattaaaactctggaattcgttgccgagagaacgtggtgaaggcagttagcttggcagagttttaaaaggggtatagatggtttcctaaaggacaagtccataaaccactactaaatggaccttGGGAAAaatcacaattccaggaataacatgtattgaatgtttgtcgTTTGGGAAGCtgacaggtgcccttggcctggattggcgctgttgtggacaggatgctgggcttgatggacccttgtcttttcccagtgtggcattacttagtaCCATTATTCTAACTGCATTTCAAACAATtgaaactcccccctcccttgtaCTCCCCTGAGCATTATTTTCAACATTAATACCtacaggaccaaattctataatatggtgccaaaaaatcggcaccaaaaaaatgagcactaagtgttattcaataaatggtgctccaagttgggggttgtttatagaatagcacctagtgccgGGATTCGCACGAGGAttaccctaactgaaacctggtatcaACCCTTGTGCCTGAATAGATGTAGATCTGCCATACTCTGTAACACTGCGCACAAATTCCTGGAATGCCCATGACATTTTCAtgtcccttccatggccacatgcTCTTTTCAGATCCACGCACAAAAATTTATactcacatctttatagaatatcgccTAGCACGATTGGTTTTATACTCAATTAAATTCCCCTATTcacaagattgggtggcagagccgttggtgggagcatggctggtggttgggaggcggggatagcgctgggcagacttatacagtctgtgccagagccggtggtgggaggcggggctggtggttgggaggcggggatactgctgggcggggatagtgctgggcagatttgtacggtctgtgccctgaaaatgacagttacaaatcaaggtagataTACACCCCATTACCAGTCTCCACCCTGTCCCCCATTTCCCtcctttttatcatttatttgtttactatacTGTCATTATTGCATGgcaatcagaatggtttacatttcAAAAAGTATATAATTAACATGCAATAAAATCAACAACTATAAAACTAGGAAATTCATTTTATGATAGGACAGCACAAACAAAATCATCCATACCAAGAAGGATAAAAACATTCGATTACATCAGTCTTATAAATCACATCAATCATACTATTGTCTCTAATGATTTTACTCCTATATAGTAGAGACATTTTTCTTACCTGAGTGGTTACCTAATCAAATAATGTTATAATgcaaaagcttttaaaaaaaaaaaaaaaaaggttttcaggGCCTTACGAAAGAGCGTATATGATTCTTCCACCCTAAtaaattttgggagggaattccacagtgatggagacaaaagaaaaaaacccgAAGTGCGGGATGACTCCCACCTGGCTCTAGAAGGAGGTGAATCACCAATCTATTGTCTGTGAGTGAATGTAAGGTTCGCGATGGTGTGTAGGAATAGTTAAGGTCGCAAGATAAGACGGTATGGCTGAATAAAGCGCTTTATATGTTAGAACAAAAACTTTAAATGAAACtcttaaatacatatataaaaataatggGACCCAAGATGATAAAAAAATCTGAGGTGAAAATATGTGAAGATCCTGATTTGGAAGAAACGATTGCAACAACTTTCCGAGCTTTACTAGCACTTACAGCTAGTTTACTATTTCTTCTAAACCTCTTTTGTAACATTCTAAATTCTTCAGCTGGGACTGGCTCCCTTTACACCAGGGCTTCCCTGTGCTGATGACCTCACAGAAAATTTGGATTTTCATGATATAAATAATATAGGCATATTTTGGCGTGGACAATGAGGAGCAGACCCTGCCCTCCAAATGTTGCAGGTGCTAATGCTAAATTGGTTCCTTCGTTACACTTTGCTCCTCCCCCCCTAAAGTAAGCAGACAAATTACACAAATGcagaattaatatgcatgagataaatgtgtaTGCATTGGAGATCCAGTATTTGAAAACTTATCTCagtcatattcattgttgatgaCCTGGAGATCAAACTAGTGTAGGAAGCTCTGCTTATCGAATTAAACTTCCAAGTTGAAAAGAAaaattggtctggcccagtggaCCTAGTTTGATTTCTAGGTCATGGGTTCCCTGCCCAGGCcagatgttatttttttttaaatcttttctgttttatttacgAGTTGGGTATCTGTGGAGGGCTACCCAGGCCAGATTCAAGGCCTATGACTACAGGGTTCCAAGAGTCCTGGTGCATGATCCCAGGCCAAGAACTGTTGCTGTGCTAAGTGAGTTGAGAAAGgatattaaataaaaagaaatttctTAAAACAGTTGCAAATGGAGGTTCGTGGTTCCAGACCCCCGCCCCATAGTGTGTATTTGAATCATATGATGAGATCCACATGACCTTCATCCCATATTTGCACTATCACACAGGACTGAATACATATAAATATAAACAGTCTTAGTACTTGAAAGCTGTGTTATCCCTCTGGCTGTTGGTGCTCTTCCAATGCTAACTGCAGAGGTGTTCATTGTGGTGGATGGCACACTGCGTAATACGGCATATGCCGTAGGGAAAGCCATGTAGGAGTGAAAGAACCACCACAGGGCTGAAGACAGGCAGTGGGACCAATAAGAGGTAGAAAGTGGAAGTGTGCACGATTTGCGATTGGGAGATGGGTGACAGAGTGCTCACGTTGGCTTAGGAAGGTGGTCCAGATTAATGTCTACAACACTGCAGCAAGTCATTAAGAAAATGAACTGGACAATCATTAAGAGAAAACATACCATCTATTGTCAAATGAATCTCCTTGCTGCCTCTGTTATTCAGATTTGCTGCTTTGCACATGTATATTCCTGCATCTGACGAAGTCACTTCTGTCAGTTCCAAGGATATCACTCCTCTGGAGAGCTCCTTGCTCAAGCGTGTTCTTCCCCTGTATTGGGCCGTCTGCTCTTCAGGATGATCTGTACTATCGTGGAAGCTGTGCACTGCGATGATATCTCTGTTGTCTTCCTTTTCCCATGAGATAAACAAATTTTCTGATCCCTGGACAAAGGGGAATTCACATGGCAAGACAACGCTGGTGTAAAGGCGTGCTTTCATCTCATGCGATCCACCTGTTAAAATTCGATCAAGGCATTAATTCACtcaaagatggaaggagagaataagaaaagtcaaacagaaatcagaCCAGTTATATCCTTCAAAAAACTCCTCAAAACCCATTTCTTTACAGAATCTTTTACGCCTATCACCCCATGATCTCTTTCTCCTTCTAGTCCTCATCCTCTCTTTCATCTACCCCCTACCTCTgctattctggggtccttttactaagccacagttaaaagtggcctgcggtagtgtaggcgcgggttttggttgCACACAGCAttctttttcagcgcacctacaaaaaaatggctttttaaaatatttttgctgaaatggacgtttggcaaatcaaaattggcacgcgtcattttgggtctgagacattactgccagccatagacctagcggtaaagaatttgtgcgGTAATAACCTtcgtgcgtcagatgccacttggcgcgtgtctgctAAGCACGTCTGAAAGTAGAAAGTATTTTCCAGACGTGCatatggatgcatgccaaaaatgaaattaccacaagaggcacACAGTAGTCGGGCAGTCCATTTTGGGTGTTGCCTTGAGCcgttatgcggcttagtaaaaggggccctctatTTGTTAACCGATTAGATACCTACTGAAGTTATATCAAAAGctgtaaaataaacaaataagttaATGGGGTGTTTTAGAGAAGCTACTAGGCTTCTGGTCAAGAGCGGCCTGCTTGCCTGTGGCCGTCGACTCCATTGAATTCCTGGGGCATGCCCGGTACAGTGTGGTAACTGCATTTGTTCAATCGAGAGAGGCAAAGAGAAATATCAACAAACAAGTAGAAAGCGCCAGGGCCAGAGAACTTAGGCTGGCCtcaaagcagtggatttttaggGTGATAGGCTGGAGCTCTGCCTTCAAGTCACTGTGGGGGCAATTCTAGAACTGGGTGCCTCCTTTTAGGCAAACCAATGCGGCATGGGGAGAGCCCATTCCACAACAGATCTGGGTGCCCTATTTCATTGCAGTATACTATCGCATCCTGGTACTATTGCGCTTTAAATGTACATGCCTGCAGCTACACCAGCCAAAGACCTCAATGCAGCAAAGACACGTGTAACTTACACAAAACAGTAAGTTGCGTCTTTACAGGGTAGATCtacccatgtgaacacccccttgcatttactggCTACACCATTTACATGTATCCTTACAGCACAGAACTCAGTCGATTTTCTACCACACACAAAGTGATGGTTTTGTGTACATTTACATGTATCCAAAAACACCCTGTTAAAAGAACTGCACTTCATGTGGCTCTGCTAAATGGGAGAGTTTGCGCACATACTGAAAGCAAGATCTGTCGCCTTGTTCCAGAAAATCCAAATTGGTCCTCTAGACTTCTAGAAGAGTGCTGGGACTCTGGGATGGCACACCAGCAATTTGAAGAAGAGAGGGCCAAGAGAGACCTGCGGGTCTTGTACTTGTGAAATAAGTGTCTTTGTGGCTGTGGGTGAAGTGTTGAATTGTATTTAACTCAATAAGCTGGCCTGGACTGGACCAGACTACATACCAGctatcaccgaccaagaaagggatctaggtgtcatcgttgatgatatgttgaaaccttctgctcagtgcggcggctaagaaagcaaatataatgtcaGGTAttatagaaaaggaatggaaaacaa contains:
- the LOC115458872 gene encoding butyrophilin-like protein 9; its protein translation is MASFCALLLLLSILGTGGSHEMKARLYTSVVLPCEFPFVQGSENLFISWEKEDNRDIIAVHSFHDSTDHPEEQTAQYRGRTRLSKELSRGVISLELTEVTSSDAGIYMCKAANLNNRGSKEIHLTIDELEADDPKVTVEQRNGEKVLKCVSSGRYKKPRVEWHDRKLNDLTSHAETNVSEAQSDGTRTVESVLNLPFTTNEHYFCHIHEEHLKRSVRAIPSDGKTIELNDEL